Proteins from one Eriocheir sinensis breed Jianghai 21 chromosome 27, ASM2467909v1, whole genome shotgun sequence genomic window:
- the LOC127004207 gene encoding uncharacterized protein LOC127004207 — protein MADRLGNHNLSCKRDPGRLPRHAALNDVVYRALSSAGVAAILEPRGLDRGDGRRPDGITIYPFTQGKMLAWDATCVNTLGSTHLIDCATTAGAAARSAEARKRQRYADLGQRYDFMPLTVETTGVLGPAFSDLIKTLGRRIRERTGEKREKSGCGSGSASQ, from the coding sequence atggcggacaggctgggaaaccacaacctgtcctgcaagagagaccccggtcgcctgccccgccacgcagccctcaacgatgtggtgtacagggcactgtcatctgccggtgtggcggccatcctcgagccgcggggtctagaccgcggcgatggacgccgtcccgacggcatcactatttacccattcacgcagggcaagatgctagcgtgggacgccacctgcgtgaacaccttgggcagcacccacctcatcgactgcgctaccacagcaggcgctgccgcccgctccgccgaggcccggaaacggcagcgctacgccgacctcggtcagcggtatgacttcatgccgctgacggtggagacgaccggagtcctcggtcccgccttcagtgacctcatcaagaccctcggcaggcgcatccgagagaggacgggggaaaagcgggaaaagagtggctgcggcagcgggtcagcctcgcagtga